One Gopherus evgoodei ecotype Sinaloan lineage chromosome 1, rGopEvg1_v1.p, whole genome shotgun sequence genomic window, caaatgttattccacttgccgaggtggattaccaggagcgctctagctgcggagtcagagcgctctacgtgccttacCAGTGTGGATGCATCATGAGTTAGAGTGcactgggctgctttaatgcactctaactcacaagtgtagccatgccctggtGGTGGGATATCTTTTTAGATTTCTAAATGTTATGAGTAATCTCCTGCATGTATTAAAATGTCCTATCAgtgaatactttaaaaaaaagaaaagtgtgatTTCTAGTAGTATCAGATGGATCGTAAGCCATAATTGTGGTGACAGCTTCCAACTGATAGAAAATAACATGCCTTGGGATGGAAAATTCAGTAAGACATTGTATATCCTCATTGTGCTTCCTATCTTGGAATGCGCTTCACTGCTAGAGAATCAGTTGTCATCCAAACTTCATTTTTCAGAACCCAATTCCTATCACTGGTTGTAGTGGCAGATTCCCATTAGTAGATGTTTCTGCAAAAATAGAGAGGGAAAGAacatagttaagttaaatagctGCATATTGAAAGTGAAGGGAGGTTATTGATTTATTACTGATGATTGTAATAATAGAATTAATTGATATTACAATAAAATGTTTAGTCTGCTTTAATTTTCGCTATTTTATGCTTTAAATACTTTTTTATGATGCTTCACATAAACTGCAAAACTAGGCTTGTAGACTTCAGTTCTCATCACCCGTCAGTGTTTTGGCAAGCAAAACATCCTTTTTAAGTACTTTGAATATTTTTAGATAAACATTTCTAACAGGCTTTAGGTTTTGAAAAACTCTTGTTTTAGAAAACCTAAGTTTTCCCCCTTAAAGTACTTGAGTGTTTCTACTAAAAGGAAGAAATGCTAGTAAGGAAAAAGTAAGGTGGCGGTAAAGTGAAATAGTGTAAATAATTGAATAGTTTAAATGTTATAAAAAGTTGAATCTTTtaaaagtactgtaatgcaagATAAGTTGTTTTGTAGGTTCATAATgattaaaatttttgttttttcctttctagAAATAAAGAAGCCACCAGTGGCCCCAAAACCAAAATTTGTGGTAGGACACAAGGCATCACCTCCCCCTGTTGCACCTAAGCCAGATGTTGTGTTTGCTGGTGTTATACAAACAACAAAGAAAACTAAACCAGCAATAGCACCAAAACCAAAGGTTCTCAAGAGTTCATCTGTTCCTGAAGTTAGACCTCCATcatctttaagaaaaaacaccaaaagcCTAGAAGAACACAAAGGACATTCTTCTGAAACTCTAGACCACCTGAATTATAAAAATGGAGACTCTGCAGAAAGCACTGAGGATACTGCTTACATTATACCAATGTGTTCTTGCAATTTTGAATGCATCCATAAGCTTGGAAATGGGGAGAGCACATGTAAAACTCAAATAATTTTTGAACACTTTGAGAACTTAGAGAATATCAAGATAGGTGAACAAATTGCACCATCTACAAAAGGTATGACAATACAGGACAATCATAGTGAAAAAGTGGCAAATAGAAATCGGGTAGTATTAAAGGCCAGCCTTCTGGAAGGGACCCTCAAAGATGTTCTGACACAAAGTATATTCCCTAGTAGCAGCCCTTTGAGGGACAAGTGTCCAGATGAACTTGAAAGGGATGATAGTAGTAGTTCTAACAGTGAAGTTAAAATAGAATTTACAGATCTTGTGCAGTTTTCTGGGTCTGAGGAAGCTACAGGCAAGCCACAAAATAACCACAATAAGAGAGGTGCTGATGAAATTCACATGTCTgaaacctgttccagtctgaCTGAAAGCAACCACAATTGCTATTGCTCATTGAACCAAGAAACCCTAGAAAATGGCAATGTAAATAGTGACATTACATTTCCAGGTGGAATCTGTATGAAAGGAGATGATAAAACTCCACCTTCTTCTGGAGTGTGTTCAACATCTAGCTcaaaaatgcttccagttccaaaaCCGAGAAAGCCACGTGCTGCATGTCTAGTCCGTCAAGATGGTATAGATATTTCTGGTGAAGGAACAAGAGAACCGATTAATTCAAAGAGTGATTCTGCTGGATTTTCTgagcacatctttaaaaaaacGGCAAAAATTAATGTTCTTGGTCAGAGTGTTTCATATAATGATCATCCAGAAAAAGTGCATCAGACTAATACATTTGAGATTCCTCAAAATCTTGCTGAGAAAATACATGGGGTGAAGGGATCTGATACTGAAGAATTAACTTCACACAATATCTTGCCTCAGCTTCTGCAAGAAGTTTCTCTCATGACAGAAAATGTTAAACGTTCCTTGGATGAAGACCTTAATTTAACAAGTCCTGCAGATGAAATGACAGATGACACAAGTATGTTAGCTGCTGTGGACAAAAGGACTAATTTTATACGAAGCAGTGCTCTGTCCATGAGTTTGCCTAAGCAGCTCAAATTGACTTGCAGTCAGCACTTGCCTGCCTCCAGTAGCCTTGATGTTTCTGTGCACAAACCAGAAGATAAAGAAATTCATGTAAAAGATGAAAATTCACCAAGGACTGTTCCTAAAAAACCTCAAAGACACAGCTTGCCTGCTGCTGGACTGCTGAAAAAAGCTGCATCAGAGGAGCTTGTTGAAAAAAGTTCTTATGTTTCCAGTGAAGataaaaaatcagaaaatgttcTGGAAAGAACTTATTTAAGGCATATGTTGGCCAAAGAACAATGTATTTCACCTTACTGTGACATGCCAAAACGTTCTTCAGAGAAACCTGTCTGGAAATTACCTCATCCTATCCTGCCATTTTCAGGCAATCCAGAATCATTAAAAACTGCCACCATTGCCACAAACTCTGACCTTTCAACTGCTGTGATCAAGCCTAGAGCTAAATCTCTGTCTTCCGTGGATATGGACAGAACGGACAAACCTCCCAAAGAcagtcagaagaaaaaaaatttaaagaaattTCTCAACATTAAATTATCTGTTTGCATAATGAAAAGTGACTTCCAGAAATTTTTTTCCAGGGGCAGCCAGTCCATGGATAGTGCCATAGCTAGTCTTCCCACTGGGCAAGGGAATGGTATTGGTAACAACTGGAATGTAACATCCCTAGCAAGCGAAAGGAAAACTAAATCTGCCAAGGCACGTTCTGCAGAAATAAGTAGCCCAGCATCACAAAAGAAAAGACAGAGACATAGGAGTCAGCATGATATACCAAACAGTCAAAGATTAGAGTCTTTAGATGAACAAATATTCTCAGGGAAGCAGTTGTCACAAACACACTTGAATTCTCTTACAAGCGATTATCCACCAGAATATGAGAGTGTGCGCCACTATGAAGAAATTCCAGAGTATGAAAACTTGCCTTTTATTCAGTCTTCTGATAAAAATCCATGTTTTGAATGGCAGAATTCCAGCAGTGTGATGGAAGACTATGATACAAATGTATATGAGGTGGAAGACCCATATGACGCTACAAGCAGCCATACAAGACATGGCAGGTAATGTAAGAGGAAAGTGTGTGTAAAATAGATCCAGCTCTATGTGCTGGATACAGACAAATTTTCATTGTTGTTTGAATGGTGAATTTAGGAAATATGCTTGTTTTTATTATGTGTTGGCAAAACAAtgtaaactggctatcaggaagtttagacttgaaattagacgaaggtttctagccatcagaggagtgaagttctggaacaaccttccagggggaatagtgggggcaaaagacatatctagcttcaagactaagcttgagaagtttatggagggggagatataatgggatagcctaattttggcaattaatttgtctttcaCTGCTAGCGGTAAATACGCCcagtggcttgtgatgggatgttagatggggtgggatctgagttattacagagaattctttcctgggtatgtGTCTgtctgagtcttgcccacatgctcagggtttagctgatcgccatattggggtcgggaaggaattttccaccagggcagattggcagaagccctggagggggtttgccttcctctgcagcatggggctcgggtcacttgctggaagattttctgcaccttgaagtctttaaaccatgctttgaggacttcagtgggtcagacacaggagtgggtgggtgagattctgtggcctacattatgcaggaggtcagactagatgatcataatggtcctttctgaccttaaagtctatgattctatgattctaataccCCTATGTATTTTCACCCATATATGTTAATTTAGTAACAATTTGTGACCCGGAGGATTTTTTCTTGGTGAAATAACTCTTGGATCTACTTGTAGAATTTAGTATCAAGGAAAAGGTGAATTTTTATCATTCCCAGTATCTAATCAGACTTAAAGATAGATAAGCCAACTACTTTTCTTCGGAATTTAGAGTATTCTTAAACTGGAATTGATGGTAATAGCTAACTGTTGCTTGTATTCAATCTGGAAAAGCTCCTGTAAATAAAGACTGAGTCGCAGAATGAACTTGCTTAAATGCTCTTAGCTAAACAGTCCAATGGAAAGCTCTCTTTGTGATGGACAGTGCTTAAATGTATGCTTTAGTGACTTCATTAATAAAAGGTTCACTTTTGTAGAGTTTTAGGGTTTCGTAAATCCATGCTCAGATTTTGAATGGAATATGTAGCTATTCATAGCTTAGTGCCCAGCAAGATACTTTTTGCAATTCCTTGCACTATAGTTTTGTAATGTGACCCTGGTGGAAGGGGGTGCTTATTGAgatgaactgcaaggctggtgtATAGACCAAACTTCGTAAAGACAATCACAGCTGCTCTTATTTTACATGTAGAGTACAAAGGCTTTGCTTTATTTTGTGTGTCTCACCAGTGAGAGAACTTAGTGTTTTGCAATGAGATGCTTGctgtaaagggggaaaaaatatttaaaatggcaTCCTTATAACATTTTTAGGTTGTATAAACTTGTACATTGAATTCCTTTTCATCTACATCGAATTACTTTCCTTTGTAGGACTGTGGGAGCCATTATTGAGGGAAGTAGTCTAGTTAAGCTTCATAGTGTTGAATGTGATATCTTATGCATTTACCCTCACGTATTTGTCTTATGAACTGAGTACagtattatttttgttgtttactGAAGTAAAGTGCTTGCTTCTGCCTTCGTATAGCTTCTTTTTAGATGTTAGATTAGAACCAGAGTTATGTGGTGTTGTATTTCATCATCActcagggtacgtccagactacccgccgtatcggcgggttaaaaaggattgctcggggatcgatatatcgcgtctaatctagacgcgatatatcgatccccgagcgcgcttatatcgattccggaactccatcaacctgaacggagttccggaatcgacacggagagccgcggacatcgatcccgtgccatctggacgggtgagtaatccgatcttagatattcgacttcagctacgttattcacgtagctgaagttgcgtatctaagatcgattcccccccctagtctggacgagccctcTGTCTTTCTGTGGTATTCATGAATACTTGAAGACTTTGAAAAGGGGAGCAGAGTAACACTTCCAAGCAGGCTGATGCCCTGGATTACATAAACCTAGTATGTTGCATGTGCACTTGCCCCTTTCTATTAGACCACTTTCCCTAAAATTTCCATAGCCTGGCCTTTGAGATTTGTTAGTAGCAATccttttttataatttaaaactgCAGTGCAAAAGAACTTGTACTTTGAAACACAGCCTGTAAGTTGAAAGAACTGTACCTCAAACATTACTACTAAAGCACAAATACAACCTAACCACAGGAACACAAGGCTTGATGTACCAGAATAGATCACGGGTCCATTTATTCCTATGTGCTGTCAACAGTATCCAGTTTCAGATGCTCTAGAAGAAAGCCTAAAATCTTCATAACAGTGGTGCCCAAGCTTTTCTGGTTGCACCCCCcgttaccagtaatggaatctgttcgcactccttcctcctcccccaccccattactgcacagttggctcagcaAAGAAGCTTGGGctgaactggggatgggggaggagctggggctagaggtggatctggcctgggggtggagagggaatgaggaCAAAGCTGGGCTGAGGGTGGAGTAGGGGGCAAAGTGGACCTGTGACTGGAGCTGGGCTGGTAGCagtgtggagctggagctgggctgagggTGGAGTTGGACTGAGTGGCGGTCCTTCCTTGCCCCCCCGTGGGAGTTGGCCCGTGCCCCCCTCccaaatgttcctctgtgccctccTAGTGGGGGCgtgacccacagtttggggactacTGCTTTATAGTGTACCCAATGGTACTATACCATGTGAGAAATTTTTTCCTGATCCCATTATGCCCAAATCATAAGAATTAAtagctcttgcaattttatcctaATTTCAGATGATCAATTACATTGAGGCACATTCTGCTCATTTGGTAACCTTCTTGGAGGAAATTAAAGATCCAGTAGcactcttaggccttggctacactcacactttacagcgctgcaactggggtgtgaaaaaacacccccctgagcgctgcaagatacagcactgtaaagcgtcagtgtaatcagggcagcagcgctgggagcgcggctcccagcgctgcacgctacacccgtaagggatgtggtttacatgcagcgctgggagagctctctcccagcgctgccgctctgactacactcacacttcaaagcgctgccgcggcagcgctcccgcagcgctgccggggcagcgctttgaaattccaaatgtagccatacccttagaagaTAAGTGCTGTAGTTAGGCTATTTAAGAGGAAAGCCGCTTTCTTAGTAAAATATTCTGgcgtgggattttcaaaggggttaGCCTATCGTCACTCCCATTGAAGTTTTATCAATGGCTTGAATGGGAGTGGAGCTAGGTTCATTACACCCTTAGTGTCCCAAAAGTgtgtgagaaccactgaattCATATTGTCTGCTGTGTTTTACCTACATATTTAACACATTACTGTTGTCAAACTCGTTCACGTCTCTGAAATGTTCTGTGGGATACCTTGAGAAAGGAAAGTAATGACTAGAACTAATAAATGAAGCTAACTTGACTTTGGATGTTCTGCCATGGGAACAATACCGAAAATCTAGTTTCAAGGGCAAGAGTCTTTTTAATATAGATTATTAGTTTTCAGACTAATAAATCaagacaaaacattttaaatagggTAAAGAAGATGAATGCattagctttttgttttgttgggttttagggcatttcatttttaattaaaatataatgagAGAAGAATGGtgactgggaaggggagggacagaAAGTGCATTTCTAAATGCATGCCAAGTTTTAAATTACCGTAATTAGCAGGAGACAGCATAAGCAAGGAATGAAGTAACTGCCTATTTTCTAAGAAGTGAGTGTTCAGGTTTGAAGCATTACTAAaagctagtgctttttatgtgtcTCCAAAGTACCACTGCAACATTTCTTTTAACGCTGCTATAGGAGGTGTGTAACTGCAGCTCAGTTACTTCAAAGTAATagcatttatttgtatttctcttagtgaaagaaaaatatttgatttttgtcATTCTCCTTTTTATAGTAACAGATTTTTACCAAAAAGAGGGCAAAAACTTCACTGGAAGCAAGTTAAAATTGAGTGGAAATTTGCCAACAGTCTAAACAAACTAaagatgcaaaggaaaattaCATATGACTTAAAGCATATGTGATATGACAAAAGGCAAATAGACTTAAACTTTCCTGCATCTTTGGGggccccctttttaaaaattatttatttatttgcagttGCAAAGCTGCTATTTTGTGCTTCAGACTCAGttactctgctcctccagcttttcCTGGATTAATATACTATGTTTCCTGAATATGTTGGcaatgtttcctctgagcttttgCAGTGATACATGATTGCTAATTGATTTTGATTGAATGTAGAGCTGCCTGTAGTTGTTAGCATAATTTCTGATTTTATTGCTCCTTGAAACACATTGCCTAGTAGGAAGATTTCTCTTTGAGAGAAACTTTCAGCGCTCTACCTGAGTACAACTACatactttcctttttattttttccagtgacCTGATTTAGAATTATTGTTTGGAAAACCTTAAAGTATGCTGAagtataaataaatgaaaataaagttaaTGGACAGGTCTGATTAGGAATTTTAAAACTGTGTTATTGATGGAATCCTGAGGTTAGATTCCTTCTCGTGGAAACTTTACCAAAACATTGTATGCTAGCTATTGCCTACTTGAGGTTTGAAATCTGTCTTTGTAGTTAAACTCCATCTTTGGCATGTTCTTGTATTTGCTGTGGGCTTAATTCTGCAACCATTATTTGTGCTGAGTGGCCCATTTGGACTACTCACATGAACAATAGGGACTACATAACATGAGTGAgagttgcaggattaggcccagaGATAAATGTTAATTTGATGGTCAGCTCTCTTGAATAGGCCATCATCACATGTGGAAAAAGCGGGCTTCCCCGAAAAGATGGCTGTGTAGGATAATGTCTCATAAACAGATTTGCAGTGTCTGTGCTAAACTCTTATCAGGAGGTTTTAAATGTGGCTGTTTTGAACAGCTTTCCAGTATTTTTAAGAAGTTTCAGTTTCAGAGATTTCTTGTTTGCTGGGCTCTGACAAGATGCTCTTGCTTCTCCTATTTTAAAACCAAAGAAAATGCtgtgcagtagaacctcaaagatacaaacAGGAGAGTTATGGACTTACCGGTCAACTGGACACCACCTGGAGCCAGAAGTAATCAGGCAGCTGcacagacaaataaataaatacattaaaaaaaaacctcctccccctctccagcaAATACTGTGCTGCCTTGGAGCTTTGGGGAGGGCTCAGGACTCCAGATGGGTgtgtgggctcagggcttctgcccctcGGCAGCACCAGGGCTCAGCTTGGGGTGGGAGCACTATAGCTTGGGGTTTCAGCCTTGTGGCTCCGCTCCCGGTTTTAGCCTTACAGAGGGCATCTATGTACCTCAAAGGGACCATCCGTGGCCCAACCCAGTGCACGTGTGCTGCCTTGGGAGCCACCGCTTCAGGGCCAGGCAACAGGCTGtcacttctctcccctgccagcagTAACTGGGCTTTGTGTCTGGTCAATATATCTGACCGGACACTGCCAAGTTCCTTTTTTTGATTGGACTCGCCGGTTGAAaatcagacacctggcaaccctagggggGTGCTGGGGCTCGAGTCTTTGCTCCTagtttcagccctggggtgggtggctgggggtgtgtgtgtgtcagggcttggggctttagcTATGAGAGGAGCTCCGGTTTCAGCCCCAGCATGTCCCACCTGTAGCTAAAGCTCTGAGCCCtggcattcccctccccccatcccctcctggATGAAGCCAGGAACAGAGCTGTGTGGAGCCCCAAGCCCCGGCACCCCTGATGGGGCTGAAGTCGAGGACGGAGCTGCGGGgctaaagccccaagccccagcactcCCCTGCAATCTAAAACCCTGAGCTCCGGTGCTCCCGCAAGTCAGAAGCCCCAACTCCCGCCCCACCTCACCTTACCCAGATCTCTATTCCCCACACACCCTGCGGCTGTAGCCCcaaaccctcccttcccccatgtctGAAGTCTTGTAACCTCTTGTTCAGAGTTATGGAACATTTCAGTGTtacggacaacctccattcctgaggtgtccataactgaggttctactgtataacatAACCAAGGGCCAGATGTGTGGATTTCACCTGCGCCTGTTTTTAAAACACTTATAATAGCTACTATAGTGCATAGGTATTCCCTCCGCCATTTGGATTGCTCCTGTTCTAAGTAATGCTAACTGTGGTGCCATACAACAATGTCCCTTTCTACCCATAGACTGCTTTTGTAGACAGCAAGAGTTTAGCAACTGTGCCATTCTAGTTGGTCTTCCCAGAGCTACAAGGATACTCTTGTCAGGCCTCCCATGACATTTTGTCATCCCAAAGCATTGGCTCTGGCCTGTCAGGCTGGATGCATGCCTGCCCAAGAGCAGCCTTCCATTGCTCCACTTGACTCCCAACCTTTACCTCCTGCAATTAAGCTCACACTTAAGAGCAGCTGGGTAGGACTTTACTGTCTTCAGTATAAAGCAAAACAGaactttaataaaattaaactttttagcttttttttaacCCCCAGGAGATTCTTTTGAAAACCCCAGACTAACAGACTCATTGACAAGTTAGTAGACACACATACCCAACCCTGTCACGGTTTGCACATATTTTCACTTGCTACCTCAGCAGCATCTACTGCATTCCACATGTTGGAAAAGAAAGAGCAGTGTACACAACAAGGTGGTTGTAACATGCTGCATTGCAAAACTAATTATCTTTCAGAAAAATCTGATCTGTCACTGTATCACATGGAGTAATCTAGTGTATTATGATATTCTTGCTTGCCTACTGCATACTCTTACTGTATTTGATTCACCTCTTCTTTAGGAAGCTGGACAGAGCTGGGAAAGTAGGCAGAATCTCAGATCTCTGCACTATAACCAGAACCACTctgaatttttttattctttatacaataatcaaaatatattttgaaaggcTGTCATGCTAATTATTATCAATTTTTTTTAGTTGTAGTCCATGAAGGCCCCAGTGCTTTACAGATACAGATAGACACCACCCTTCCCTCAGAGGGTTTACAACACACTATTTAGCAATCTGCCTGCCCCTATATCAATTATTCtcttccttctctgtattggaaTCCCATACCCATATTAGCATTATGGGAAGGGCAGCGTGGTTGTGGCCTCCAGGTTAAGAATCTCAGTTGCAGATTTAAGTTTAGCCTTTCTAGTAATTGATCCTTAAATCCGGATCAGATTTGAACACTATAAACTTCTTTAAACCACCAGGATATAACCAAGTGGCTTGTTAAAAAATTTTTTGACCCACTTTAAAATGAATAATCTGCTGTTGGAAAATTCTGTGAATTCTAATGGGCAGATAATTTTAAAAGGTCTGATTGTTGGTGACTACTACAAAATCATTGCAGCATCTGTTAACTTAAAATTCTTCCCACAGTGAGAAAcaaggaagtaaatgaaaaggcATCCCATTTAGCCCTGTTTAGTATTTTCTCTATTTAAGTATAAGACAGCTTCTTGGACCCCCTGTTTGACCTTCATAATAGAATTTCAAATCCTGGAAATTTGATCTCTTGAAGGGTGACATATGCAGTCTCTccctcttttgttttaaaccctaTCCCCTTGCTTTTCACTTTTTCTTCATTCGAGCATTCTTtctacatacacatacacacacacatcttgcCATGTTAAGGGAATGACCAAGTAGGGTTCCTTATTGTGAAAGTATGTTTTCTTTCTCCATCATGACTCTTCCTGTTTCAGACCCACCAACAGTGGTGTATTTAGTAAATCACGTCTTCCAACTTAATGCAGAAGAGTACCATAACATAAATATGGAGCAGAAAGTTGGATATGAAATGAGAATTGATGAAAGACTCATTTATGTGGCTTAACAACAGCCATTTCCTGAAGGTTATTTTCAGCATTGGCACAGGAAATGTATTACTAAAACTCTTTGATACTATGTTTCTTAAGGTGAAATTTTTACCATAAGAAGACATAATctaattgtttgtattgtgaatgcgaaataaaaacacatttgagTTGGATTTTGACATAAAAATACGTTTTTGAAGTGTTAGGAAAGAGGCCAAAATTTtgacttaaaattaaattttattcatattttaattaattaaattttagTCTCACTGCATGCAAAAATTGCCAGTTCTTCCAGTTGTACTTGATTATGCACATCTAACTACAGTATTACAATATTGTACATATTtgtactttaaaataaacataacaaATATAATGCAGCAAGGCACACATTTGCCTTATCTGTTTGAATTCTGATATTCATTTTTTACGAACCCCTGATTTGTTTATGAAAGATTTAGCTTTTTCCTTAAAGTGGAGGCTAACATCAGTATGTGTGAAAATCACTTTTATTGCTAAAATGCAAAATGGAATAAAAGCTTCCAAAATCTTTATGGGCAATGAAAGGAATTTTACCCAAACTAATACCTTGATAGCAATCCAGTCTGCTCCATGTGGGCAGACCACTCCAAGTGTGTAGAGCCCCTCTGCCTTCTGTGGCTTCCTCGAGGGAACCCTTATGCTGATCAGAATGGGATCAGAGCCTAAAACTGTCAAAAGCTTAGAAAAAGCAtctacattttttccccttcaatgtGTCTCTGTCTGTAAAAAGCAGGAGAGAAGAGAGCATGAGTAAGTCCAACATTGTAAGAAATAACTGAGTTGTTTTTACTGGTCCATGTGTTTGGTTTGAGCCAAAGTGTGTCTCATCAAGTATCTTTGTGTGCCACTCAGGAAGCTGTGTCAGCTGATACTTGTACAAACATCACTACTTTTAAGAGCTAAGTCACTCCATGTTCGTCTTTGATTTAATTAACTATTCTTTTCAGTACTATTGTTTAGCTATTTCTTTTGTTGGCTATTGTCCAAAATGTAAAAGTTCAGAGAGAGCCCCAGATTTAGTTACTTCCAAACTGTGTGGTTCAGTTCAACCCCAGATTTAGTTACTTCCCAAGATTTTGTGGTTCAGTTTTTTGGGACTTGTGTTAATTCTTATTTCAGAGGATGAGGAGTTAAGCATCAGGCCTTCATGATACCACTGATGCAGTAAAGTAGCttttatgttttaaatatatattgctAGGAGCTTGTGTTCTCATTTTGTATGGTTCGCTTCCCCATCTGAAGATGTGCTTGAGATTTCAGCACAGACTGTTACAACCTTCTAAAATTCTACTGACAGTGAgtaacttgtttgtttttgttttgtatccaGCTAGCAAGTAAAATACGTTTTTTCCTTGGTGTCAGAAATCGTAAAGGACAGGCAAATATATTTTTTGAATTGGGCTGGTAAATTTTCAGGACAGTTCAGATAAGCTGGTGTGTTAGGGTATGTTTAAACTGCAACTAGGAGCCTGCCTCCTTATCTGGGTAGACAagactcatgctagctctgctcaagctagtgcatTAAAAGTTAGTGGTGTGGCTTGAGTCTGTCTGGGCTGTGAAGCACACtgctagctgcagtgtagacatacccttaggtagTAAAATCATGGTTGTAAGTTAGCTGTGTGTTTTAGAGGTCTTTTTTTTTGCTCTTGTGTTTgtagttctctttttttttctcttttttcttttttaggggTGTGACAT contains:
- the FGD6 gene encoding FYVE, RhoGEF and PH domain-containing protein 6, whose amino-acid sequence is MSSAEIKKPPVAPKPKFVVGHKASPPPVAPKPDVVFAGVIQTTKKTKPAIAPKPKVLKSSSVPEVRPPSSLRKNTKSLEEHKGHSSETLDHLNYKNGDSAESTEDTAYIIPMCSCNFECIHKLGNGESTCKTQIIFEHFENLENIKIGEQIAPSTKGMTIQDNHSEKVANRNRVVLKASLLEGTLKDVLTQSIFPSSSPLRDKCPDELERDDSSSSNSEVKIEFTDLVQFSGSEEATGKPQNNHNKRGADEIHMSETCSSLTESNHNCYCSLNQETLENGNVNSDITFPGGICMKGDDKTPPSSGVCSTSSSKMLPVPKPRKPRAACLVRQDGIDISGEGTREPINSKSDSAGFSEHIFKKTAKINVLGQSVSYNDHPEKVHQTNTFEIPQNLAEKIHGVKGSDTEELTSHNILPQLLQEVSLMTENVKRSLDEDLNLTSPADEMTDDTSMLAAVDKRTNFIRSSALSMSLPKQLKLTCSQHLPASSSLDVSVHKPEDKEIHVKDENSPRTVPKKPQRHSLPAAGLLKKAASEELVEKSSYVSSEDKKSENVLERTYLRHMLAKEQCISPYCDMPKRSSEKPVWKLPHPILPFSGNPESLKTATIATNSDLSTAVIKPRAKSLSSVDMDRTDKPPKDSQKKKNLKKFLNIKLSVCIMKSDFQKFFSRGSQSMDSAIASLPTGQGNGIGNNWNVTSLASERKTKSAKARSAEISSPASQKKRQRHRSQHDIPNSQRLESLDEQIFSGKQLSQTHLNSLTSDYPPEYESVRHYEEIPEYENLPFIQSSDKNPCFEWQNSSSVMEDYDTNVYEVEDPYDATSSHTRHGRASEDHSDSNVLMGEVQSDEEIINSSDEDDDTNSDSSKGELDLQEYKQSKAAGKKTKVYHIAKEIMSSEKVFVDVLKLLHIDFRDAVAHASRQLGKPVIEDRILNQILYYLPQLYELNRDLLRELEERLSHWIDYQRIADIFVKKGPYLKMYSTYIKEFDKNVALLDEQCKKNPSFAAVVKDFEMSPRCASLALKHYLLKPVQRIPQYRLLLTDYLKNLLEDSADYRDTQGALAVVIEVANHANDIMKQGDNFQKLMQIQYSLNGHHEIVQPGRVFLKEGTLMKLSRKVMQPRMFFLFNDALLYTTPVQSGMYKLNNMLSLAGMKVRKPTQEAYQNELNIESVERSFILSASSATERDEWLEAISRSIEDYTKKRITFNPSKSLEEADPEKEDEDSPLGSKAPIWVPDTRATMCMICTSEFTLTWRRHHCRACGKIVCQACSTNKHGLDYMKNQPARVCDHCFKELQKQDNHFTPKSGSPVNHKSPSSALSTVLHSIPSGRKQKKIPAALKEVSANTEDSSMSGYLYRSKGSKKPRKHLWFVIKNKVLYTYAASEDVAALESQPLLGFTVSEVKDENSESKVFHLLHKNTLFYIFKADDPHSAQKWIEAFQEGTIL